Proteins found in one Rhodobacteraceae bacterium D3-12 genomic segment:
- the accC gene encoding acetyl-CoA carboxylase biotin carboxylase subunit produces MINKILIANRGEIALRVIRAAREMGIASVAVHSTADADAMHVRMADESVCIGPAPSSESYLSVPAIIAACEITGAQAIHPGYGFLSENASFVQVLEDHGLTFIGPTAEHIRVMGDKITAKDTMKALGVPCVPGSEGGVADLAAAKRLGEEMGYPVIIKATAGGGGKGMKVAETAADMEKAFMTARAEGKSNFGNDEVYIEKYLQKPRHIEIQVFGDGKGNAVHLGERDCSLQRRHQKVFEEAPGPSITPEERARIGKICADAVANINYIGAGTIEFLYEDGEFYFIEMNTRLQVEHPVTEAIFGVDLVREQIRVAEGLPMSFTQDDLEINGHAIEVRINAEKLPNFAPCPGRITQYHAPGGLGVRMDSALYDGYSIPPYYDSLIGKLIVHGRDRPEALARLNRALGELIVDGVDTTVPLFAALLEESDIHEGSYNIHWLERWLETNLGAK; encoded by the coding sequence ATGATAAATAAAATCCTGATTGCCAACCGTGGTGAGATTGCCCTCCGCGTGATCCGCGCGGCGCGTGAAATGGGCATCGCGTCCGTCGCCGTCCACTCCACTGCCGACGCCGATGCCATGCATGTGCGTATGGCAGACGAGAGCGTCTGCATCGGCCCCGCGCCCAGTTCTGAGAGCTACCTCTCGGTGCCCGCGATCATCGCCGCTTGCGAAATCACCGGCGCTCAGGCGATTCATCCGGGCTATGGCTTCCTCTCCGAGAACGCCAGTTTCGTTCAGGTGCTCGAAGACCACGGCCTCACCTTTATCGGCCCCACCGCCGAACATATCCGCGTTATGGGCGACAAGATCACGGCCAAGGACACGATGAAGGCGCTCGGCGTGCCCTGCGTTCCCGGTTCCGAAGGCGGCGTCGCCGACCTCGCCGCAGCCAAGCGCCTTGGCGAGGAAATGGGCTACCCCGTCATCATCAAGGCCACCGCCGGTGGTGGTGGCAAAGGCATGAAGGTGGCCGAAACCGCCGCTGACATGGAAAAAGCCTTCATGACCGCCCGCGCCGAAGGCAAATCCAACTTCGGCAATGACGAAGTCTATATCGAAAAATACCTGCAAAAACCGCGCCATATCGAAATTCAGGTCTTTGGCGATGGCAAAGGCAACGCCGTTCATCTGGGCGAGCGTGACTGCTCCCTCCAGCGCCGCCACCAGAAGGTGTTCGAGGAAGCCCCCGGCCCCTCGATCACCCCCGAAGAGCGCGCCCGCATCGGCAAAATCTGCGCCGACGCCGTGGCCAACATCAACTATATCGGCGCGGGCACCATCGAATTCCTCTACGAAGATGGCGAGTTCTACTTCATCGAAATGAACACCCGCCTTCAGGTCGAACATCCCGTCACCGAAGCGATTTTCGGCGTCGACCTCGTGCGCGAACAAATCCGCGTCGCCGAAGGGCTGCCGATGTCCTTCACGCAGGACGATCTCGAAATCAACGGCCACGCCATCGAGGTGCGCATCAACGCCGAGAAACTGCCAAACTTCGCCCCCTGTCCCGGTCGCATCACCCAATATCACGCCCCCGGCGGCTTGGGCGTGCGGATGGATTCGGCGCTTTATGACGGCTACTCGATCCCGCCCTACTACGATTCGCTGATCGGCAAGCTGATCGTGCATGGCCGCGACCGCCCTGAGGCGCTCGCCCGGCTCAATCGCGCCTTGGGCGAGCTGATCGTGGACGGCGTCGATACCACCGTGCCGCTCTTCGCCGCGCTTCTGGAAGAGAGCGACATTCACGAAGGCAGCTACAATATCCACTGGCTCGAACGCTGGCTTGAGACCAACCTGGGCGCCAAATAA
- the aat gene encoding leucyl/phenylalanyl-tRNA--protein transferase, with amino-acid sequence MTLTPELLLHAYASGIFPMAESRDDPELFWVDPKRRGIFPLDGFHISRSLARRMKKRGYSPVINHDFNGTVAACANRSETWINPELTTLYSQLNSIGRAHSFEIRGLDGALWGAVFGLAIGGAFFGESMVSLRVDGSKIALAHLVDHLNRAGFTLFDTQFITPHLASLGAIEIPRAAYRDRLETALTKPGRFLETPLERDPYSVVQRSTQTS; translated from the coding sequence ATGACCCTGACGCCGGAACTGTTGCTTCACGCCTATGCCTCCGGAATTTTTCCGATGGCCGAAAGCCGCGACGACCCAGAGCTTTTCTGGGTCGATCCCAAGCGGCGCGGCATATTCCCCCTCGACGGGTTCCATATCTCGCGCTCCCTCGCGCGACGGATGAAAAAACGCGGCTACAGCCCTGTGATCAATCATGATTTCAACGGCACAGTCGCCGCCTGCGCCAACCGCTCCGAGACATGGATCAACCCGGAGCTCACCACGCTCTACAGCCAACTCAACAGCATCGGGCGCGCGCATTCTTTCGAGATTCGCGGGCTTGACGGTGCGCTCTGGGGCGCGGTCTTTGGCCTTGCGATTGGCGGCGCGTTTTTTGGCGAAAGCATGGTTTCGCTCCGGGTGGATGGCTCAAAAATCGCCCTCGCCCATCTGGTCGATCACCTCAATCGCGCCGGCTTCACCCTGTTTGATACGCAGTTCATAACCCCGCATCTGGCCAGCCTCGGTGCCATTGAAATACCGCGTGCGGCGTATCGCGACCGCCTCGAAACCGCCCTCACCAAACCGGGCCGTTTCCTTGAAACCCCGCTAGAGCGTGATCCCTACTCGGTGGTGCAGCGCAGCACCCAAACGTCGTAA
- a CDS encoding DUF2155 domain-containing protein, whose amino-acid sequence MRRVFALIALVMAGPLAAQDATLGTGALLRGLDKITGEVTDINLKNGEVVRMGRILIALGECRYPAGNPSGEAYAFLAVGEDGKDDPVFTGWMIASSPALNAMEHLRYDVWVLRCTTE is encoded by the coding sequence ATGAGGCGGGTTTTTGCCCTGATCGCTCTTGTGATGGCGGGGCCATTGGCGGCGCAGGATGCGACCCTTGGCACCGGCGCGTTGCTGCGTGGGTTGGACAAGATCACTGGCGAAGTCACTGATATTAATCTGAAAAACGGTGAAGTCGTGCGGATGGGCCGGATTTTGATCGCGCTCGGCGAGTGCCGCTATCCGGCGGGCAACCCGAGCGGCGAGGCCTATGCGTTTCTGGCCGTGGGTGAGGATGGCAAGGACGATCCGGTGTTTACCGGCTGGATGATCGCGTCATCGCCGGCGTTGAACGCGATGGAGCATCTGCGTTACGACGTTTGGGTGCTGCGCTGCACCACCGAGTAG
- the mlaD gene encoding outer membrane lipid asymmetry maintenance protein MlaD: MGENTTEVLVGGAVLAAALGFVIYAGQATGFGATSGGYPLTASFRSIEGVTVGTDVRLAGVKIGTVTELALNAETYRADTKFTVLKGVEIPDDSAVVVSSEGLLGGNFVEIFPGGSPFYFSPGDEIIDTQGSVSLINLLLKYVGGGGSEEGGKTE; encoded by the coding sequence ATGGGCGAAAACACCACAGAAGTGCTTGTCGGCGGGGCCGTTTTGGCGGCTGCGCTGGGCTTTGTGATCTATGCCGGACAGGCGACCGGATTTGGCGCGACGTCGGGGGGATACCCTCTGACGGCATCGTTCCGCTCGATCGAGGGCGTGACGGTGGGCACCGATGTGCGCCTTGCCGGGGTTAAGATCGGCACGGTGACGGAATTGGCGTTGAACGCGGAAACCTATCGCGCGGACACCAAGTTTACTGTCCTCAAAGGGGTCGAGATCCCCGATGACAGCGCGGTGGTGGTGTCGTCCGAAGGGCTTTTGGGCGGCAATTTTGTTGAAATTTTCCCCGGCGGTTCGCCGTTTTACTTTAGCCCCGGTGACGAGATTATCGACACGCAGGGCTCTGTCTCTCTGATCAACTTGCTGCTGAAGTATGTCGGCGGCGGCGGATCGGAGGAGGGCGGTAAAACCGAATGA
- a CDS encoding NADH:ubiquinone oxidoreductase subunit NDUFA12 — protein sequence MGILNSILRAVTWWNGSTLNTQFYTWRKGVKVGEDEQGNTFYRSGDGKRRWVMFNGEAEASRVSADWHGWLHHTFDEMPGDKALPKKDWEKPHVENLTGSMLAYAPAGSIRTTQPKERSDYEAWTPE from the coding sequence ATGGGCATTCTCAACTCCATTCTACGCGCCGTGACATGGTGGAACGGCAGCACGCTCAACACTCAGTTTTACACCTGGCGCAAGGGTGTGAAAGTGGGCGAGGACGAGCAAGGCAACACGTTTTACCGCTCAGGCGATGGCAAGCGGCGTTGGGTGATGTTCAACGGCGAGGCCGAGGCCAGCCGCGTGAGCGCGGATTGGCATGGCTGGTTGCATCACACGTTTGACGAAATGCCCGGCGACAAGGCGCTGCCCAAGAAGGATTGGGAAAAGCCGCATGTCGAGAACCTGACCGGGTCGATGCTTGCCTATGCGCCCGCGGGGTCGATCCGCACGACGCAACCCAAGGAGCGCAGCGATTACGAGGCGTGGACGCCGGAATAA
- a CDS encoding SMP-30/gluconolactonase/LRE family protein gives MTGVLKRAASVVAICAGMAGAAWADGYKVETVVPGSDFHGVHGLGVGPDGALFAGSVIGLELYRVDQGSGDVSVEIPAPHGMADDIAFAPDGTMAWTGFLTGEVFARAPGGEVVKLAEGLPGVNSLAYRADGRLYATQVFLGDALYEIDTAGKAAPRKIIEGMGGLNGFQFGPDDKLYGPLWFKGQVARVDVDSGAIEVIADGFKVPAAVNLDSKNNIWVVDTALGHLVRLDPDGSNRKVVAELSTSLDNLAIDSKDQIFVSNMADNGVQQIDPATGKVRQIVKGTLSMPGGLALVEEGGKETLYLGDLFAFRSIDTASGKVTDHGRMQADHIEYPISARANNEHVILSSWFTGTVQVMDRKTGHSKRMLHGFAAPYDAVELADGSLLVLEVATGQLTRVTGEEGKTREAVTGGLVLPVGMVLDGQDAVYITEAGTGSVARITLADGKKTVVAEGLVMPEGIDMAPDGRLIVAEVGKQQVVAIDPATGKAEVLASGLSIGMPAAAGTPPTGIPPALPWARTGWSMSPPTSTMRL, from the coding sequence ATGACAGGTGTATTGAAACGGGCGGCATCCGTGGTGGCGATTTGCGCCGGGATGGCCGGGGCCGCATGGGCCGACGGTTACAAGGTTGAGACCGTGGTGCCGGGATCGGATTTTCACGGGGTTCATGGCCTTGGGGTCGGCCCTGATGGGGCGCTGTTTGCCGGGAGCGTGATCGGGCTTGAGCTTTACCGCGTGGATCAGGGCAGCGGCGATGTATCGGTAGAGATACCGGCGCCGCATGGCATGGCGGATGACATTGCCTTTGCGCCCGATGGCACGATGGCCTGGACCGGGTTTTTGACCGGCGAGGTGTTCGCGCGGGCGCCGGGGGGCGAGGTTGTGAAGCTGGCCGAAGGGCTGCCGGGGGTCAATTCGCTGGCGTATCGCGCCGATGGGCGGCTTTATGCGACGCAGGTTTTCCTAGGCGATGCTCTGTATGAGATCGACACGGCGGGCAAGGCTGCACCGCGCAAGATCATCGAAGGCATGGGCGGGTTGAACGGGTTCCAATTCGGGCCCGACGACAAGCTTTATGGGCCGCTTTGGTTCAAAGGGCAGGTGGCGCGCGTGGACGTGGACAGCGGTGCGATTGAGGTGATTGCCGACGGGTTCAAAGTGCCCGCGGCGGTGAACCTTGATAGCAAAAACAACATTTGGGTGGTCGATACCGCGTTGGGCCATCTGGTGCGGCTTGACCCGGATGGGAGCAATCGCAAGGTGGTGGCAGAGCTGTCGACCTCGCTCGATAACCTTGCGATTGACAGTAAGGACCAGATTTTCGTGTCGAACATGGCCGATAATGGCGTGCAGCAGATCGACCCGGCGACCGGTAAGGTGCGCCAGATCGTCAAGGGCACATTGTCGATGCCCGGTGGGCTGGCTCTGGTTGAAGAGGGGGGCAAGGAGACGCTGTACCTTGGAGATCTGTTCGCCTTTCGCAGCATTGATACGGCCAGTGGCAAGGTGACGGACCATGGGCGGATGCAGGCCGATCACATCGAATACCCGATCAGCGCGCGCGCCAACAACGAGCATGTGATCCTGTCGAGCTGGTTCACCGGGACGGTGCAGGTGATGGACCGCAAAACCGGCCATTCGAAGCGCATGCTGCACGGGTTTGCCGCACCTTATGACGCGGTAGAGCTGGCGGATGGCAGCCTGCTGGTGTTGGAGGTTGCAACCGGGCAGCTGACCCGCGTGACCGGCGAAGAGGGCAAGACCCGCGAGGCGGTGACCGGCGGGCTGGTGCTGCCTGTGGGCATGGTTCTGGACGGGCAGGACGCGGTTTACATCACTGAGGCTGGAACCGGGAGCGTGGCGCGCATCACCCTTGCTGATGGGAAGAAAACCGTTGTGGCAGAGGGGCTTGTCATGCCTGAAGGGATCGACATGGCGCCCGATGGGCGGCTGATCGTGGCCGAGGTCGGCAAGCAGCAGGTTGTGGCGATTGACCCGGCCACGGGCAAGGCCGAGGTTCTGGCGTCGGGCCTGTCGATCGGGATGCCAGCCGCGGCGGGCACACCGCCGACGGGGATTCCACCGGCGTTGCCGTGGGCAAGGACGGGGTGGTCTATGTCACCACCGACCTCGACAATGCGATTGTGA
- a CDS encoding RidA family protein, with protein sequence MAEAIKRIASGGEFEGKVGYCRAVVAGGFVHVAGTVGEGEGAAEQCRAALDIIGRALKDAGSGFEKVVRVVYYLPDRAEFEPCWPILRDTFGENPPAATMLECGLIDPKYRIEIEVTALL encoded by the coding sequence ATGGCCGAGGCAATCAAAAGGATCGCCTCGGGCGGTGAATTTGAAGGCAAAGTTGGTTATTGTCGCGCCGTCGTGGCCGGCGGGTTCGTGCATGTTGCGGGCACCGTGGGCGAGGGCGAAGGCGCGGCAGAGCAATGCCGCGCGGCGCTTGATATCATTGGCCGGGCATTGAAGGACGCGGGCAGCGGCTTTGAAAAGGTGGTGCGGGTGGTGTATTACCTGCCGGACCGTGCGGAGTTTGAACCCTGTTGGCCGATATTGCGGGACACCTTCGGGGAGAACCCGCCCGCCGCGACAATGCTTGAGTGCGGTTTGATCGACCCGAAATACCGGATCGAGATCGAAGTGACCGCGCTGCTCTGA